Proteins encoded by one window of Rhea pennata isolate bPtePen1 chromosome 11, bPtePen1.pri, whole genome shotgun sequence:
- the LOC134145316 gene encoding actin-binding protein WASF3-like — MPLVKRNIEPRHLCRGALPEGVTSELECVTNSTLAAIIKQLGSLSKHAEDIFGELFNEANSFYMRMNSLQERVDLLVIKVTQLDSTVEEVSLQDINMRKAFKSSTVQNQQVVSRNSIPNPVMEMYQRCDKPPPLNILTPYRDDKKDGLKFYTDPSYFFNLWKEKMLQATEDKRKEKRRQKEQRLVEDSTREVKKVRKARNRRLEWNMMAYDKEFRPDNRFSPSPYHMASSEGSLSPDNRSYASDAADHSYPASPNHPAQQMLTPASHLAADNKEVVLVANQTQEHVYRPSAAGSRQNSLNRIQQPHMPQPPEAILNGPRPHLVKDYGQQQMPMAEYFVPPAPPPPPPVIPSAQTAFDSPISAPPALAPGAGPSTAHPSYAPSPPPAPPCPYSASPPQTGPMGPPVAPPPPPPGPPAVAASPAHSASPPAVTVEPRKPQIPLIPMSDARSDLLAAIRRGIQLRKVQEQWEQEAKKEPVGNDVATILSRRIAVEYSESDDDSELDDNEWSD, encoded by the exons ATGCCGCTGGTGAAGAGGAACATCGAGCCCCGGCACCTGTGCCGGGGGGCTCTGCCCGAGGGGGTGACCAGCGAGCTCGAGTGCGTCACCAACAGCACGCTGGCCGCTATCATCAAGCAGCTGGGCAGCCTCAGTAA ACACGCCGAAGACATCTTTGGGGAGCTCTTCAATGAAGCCAACAGTTTCTACATGCGGATGAACTCGCTGCAGGAGAGGGTGGACCTGCTGGTGATCAAAGTAACGCAGCTGGACTCCACCGTGGAGGAAG TTTCACTGCAGGACATTAACATGCGGAAAGCGTTCAAGAGCTCGACGGTGCAGAACCAGCAGGTCGTGTCTCGCAACTCCATTCCCAACCCGGTGATGGAGATGTACCAGCGGTGCGACAAGCCCCCACCGCTCAACATCCTCACACCGTACAG GGACGACAAGAAGGATGGCCTCAAATTCTATACCGACCCCTCCTATTTCTTCAACTTATGGAAAGAGAAGATGTTGCAGGCAACCGAAgacaagagaaaggagaagcGCAGACAGAAG GAGCAGCGGTTAGTAGAAGACTCCACCCGGGAGGTGAAGAAAGTGAGGAAAGCCCGTAACCGGCGCCTGGAGTGGAACATGATGGCGTATGATAAAGAGTTTCGACCGGATAACAGGTTCTCACCATCCCCATATCACATGGCATCATCGGAAGGATCACTGTCCCCAGATAATAG ATCTTACGCATCTGACGCAGCCGATCACTCATATCCAGCCAGCCCTAACCACCCCGCGCAGCAGATGCTCACTCCAGCCTCCCACCTGGCGGCAGACAACAAGGAGGTCGTTCTAGTGGCTAACCAGACCCAGGAACATGTCTACAGGCCCTCAGCAGCAGGAAGCCGCCAGAACAGCCTCAACCGCATCCAGCAGCCCCACATGCCACAACCTCCAGAAGCTATATTAAATGGACCAAGACCTCACTTAGTCAAGGATTATGG ccagcagcagatgCCGATGGCAGAATACTTCGTGCCGCCGGCTCCTCCACCCCCACCGCCCGTCATCCCCTCTGCTCAGACTGCCTTCGACAGCCCCATCTCAGCGCCCCCCGCCCTGGCACCCGGCGCGGGGCCCTCCACGGCTCACCCCTCCTATGCGCCCTCGCCACCTCCCGCTCCGCCCTGCCCCTACTCTGCTTCCCCACCGCAGACTGGCCCCATGGGGCCCCCTGTTGCgccccctccacctccaccgggtCCCCCTGCCGTCGCTGCCTCACCAGCTCACTCGGCTTCGCCCCCGGCCGTCACCGTGGAGCCTCGGAAACCGCAGATCCCACTGATCCCCATGAGCGACGCCAGGAGCGACCTGCTTGCTGCTATCCGCAGGG GAATTCAGCTCCGGAAAGTCCAGGAGCAGTGGGAGCAAGAGGCCAAGAAAGAGCCTGTGGGCAATGACGTGGCTACGATCCTCTCCCGCCGGATTGCAGTGGAGTACAGTGAGTCTGACGATGACTCAGAACTGGACGATAATGAGTGGTCAGATTAA